The Solibacillus daqui genome has a segment encoding these proteins:
- the rpmE gene encoding 50S ribosomal protein L31 — protein MKQGIHPDYKTATVTCSCGNSFETGSVKEKIVVEFCNECHPFYTGRQKFASADGRVDKFNKKYGIK, from the coding sequence ATGAAACAAGGTATCCACCCAGATTACAAAACTGCAACAGTAACTTGCTCTTGCGGTAACTCATTTGAAACTGGTTCAGTAAAAGAAAAGATCGTTGTCGAGTTCTGTAACGAATGTCACCCATTCTACACAGGTCGTCAAAAGTTCGCTTCTGCTGACGGTCGTGTTGATAAATTCAACAAAAAATACGGTATCAAGTAA
- the glpX gene encoding class II fructose-bisphosphatase codes for MERSLSMEVVRVTEAAAIASAKWMGRGLKNEADDAATTAMRVMFDTIPMHATVVIGEGEMDEAPMLYIGEELGLRNGGPEVDIAVDPLEGTNIVAKGTNGAMTVLAIADRGNLLNAPDMYMEKIAVGPEAAGKVDINASVTYNLLQVAKAKNKDISDVVATLLDRPRHQHIVDEIREAGARIKFIQDGDVGAAINTAFDETGIDIMFGMGGAPEGVISAVALKCLGGDFQAKLVPEDEEQLERCKKMGIDVDKVLMMDDLVKGDDAIFAATAVTDSELLRGVQYKGSYALTHSVVMRAKSGTVRFIEGRHSIAKKPKYGQK; via the coding sequence CAGCAATTGCATCAGCAAAATGGATGGGACGCGGACTAAAAAATGAAGCAGACGACGCAGCAACAACAGCAATGCGTGTCATGTTTGATACAATCCCAATGCATGCGACAGTTGTAATTGGTGAAGGTGAAATGGATGAAGCGCCAATGCTTTACATCGGTGAAGAATTAGGACTTCGTAACGGCGGACCGGAAGTTGATATTGCAGTCGATCCATTAGAAGGAACAAATATCGTAGCAAAAGGTACTAACGGTGCAATGACAGTTCTTGCAATTGCAGACCGTGGCAATCTTTTAAATGCGCCAGATATGTACATGGAAAAAATTGCTGTTGGCCCAGAAGCAGCAGGTAAAGTAGATATTAACGCATCTGTAACATATAACTTATTACAAGTGGCAAAAGCGAAAAACAAAGACATCTCAGACGTAGTGGCAACATTACTGGACCGTCCACGTCATCAGCATATCGTTGATGAGATTCGTGAAGCAGGCGCGCGTATTAAATTTATCCAAGACGGGGATGTAGGTGCTGCAATTAATACAGCATTCGACGAAACGGGTATTGACATTATGTTCGGTATGGGTGGCGCACCAGAGGGCGTTATCTCAGCAGTTGCATTAAAATGTTTAGGTGGCGATTTCCAAGCGAAATTAGTACCGGAAGACGAAGAACAATTAGAGCGATGCAAAAAAATGGGCATCGACGTAGACAAAGTGTTAATGATGGATGACTTAGTAAAAGGCGATGATGCTATTTTCGCAGCTACAGCAGTAACAGACTCAGAGCTTTTACGTGGTGTTCAATACAAAGGTTCTTATGCGTTAACACATTCAGTAGTAATGCGTGCAAAGTCAGGGACAGTTCGCTTTATCGAAGGGCGTCACAGTATTGCTAAAAAACCAAAATATGGTCAAAAATAA
- the rho gene encoding transcription termination factor Rho, which yields MTALTIAQLESMTLKELYALAKQYKLTNASKLNKKELIFAILKSRSEQEGFFFMEGVLEIIPTDGFGFLRPINYSPSKEDIYISASQIRRFDLRNGDKVSGKVRPPKENERYYGLLQVDAVNGEDPEIAKERVHFPALTPLYPDRHIKLETTSTNLSTRIMDLVAPVGFGQRGLIVAPPKAGKTSLLKEIANSITTNYPEAELIVLLIDERPEEVTDIERSVKADVVSSTFDQVPENHVKVAEMVLERARRLVEHKRDVIILMDSITRLARAYNLVIPPSGRTLSGGIDPAAFHRPKRFFGSARNIEDGGSLTILATALVDTGSRMDEVIYEEFKGTGNLELHLDRNLAERRIFPALDIRRSGTRKEELLIPKDQLDKLWAIRKTFSDSSDFAEKFLRKLRPTKTNEEFFAKLDADMKKATNGKGLL from the coding sequence ATGACAGCATTAACAATTGCTCAATTAGAAAGCATGACGTTAAAAGAATTATATGCTTTAGCGAAGCAATACAAGTTAACAAATGCGAGTAAACTAAATAAAAAGGAACTGATTTTTGCTATTTTAAAATCTCGTTCTGAACAAGAAGGCTTCTTTTTCATGGAAGGCGTACTTGAAATTATTCCAACAGATGGCTTTGGCTTCTTACGCCCAATCAATTATTCCCCATCAAAGGAAGATATTTATATTTCGGCTTCGCAAATTCGTCGTTTTGATTTACGTAACGGGGATAAAGTATCGGGGAAAGTACGTCCTCCGAAAGAAAACGAGCGTTACTATGGGTTATTACAAGTCGATGCAGTCAATGGGGAAGACCCTGAAATTGCAAAAGAACGTGTACATTTCCCTGCATTAACGCCACTTTATCCGGATCGTCATATCAAATTAGAAACAACGTCTACTAATCTATCGACGCGTATCATGGATCTAGTAGCGCCAGTTGGTTTCGGGCAACGTGGTTTAATCGTAGCGCCTCCAAAAGCAGGTAAAACATCATTATTAAAAGAAATTGCTAATTCAATTACAACAAATTACCCTGAGGCAGAGTTAATCGTGTTACTAATCGATGAACGTCCAGAAGAGGTAACAGATATTGAGCGTTCGGTAAAAGCGGATGTCGTATCATCGACATTTGACCAAGTCCCTGAAAATCACGTAAAAGTAGCAGAAATGGTATTAGAGCGTGCGCGTCGTTTAGTAGAGCATAAGCGTGATGTTATCATCTTAATGGATTCCATTACACGTCTTGCTCGAGCGTACAATTTAGTCATTCCACCAAGCGGCCGTACGTTGTCAGGTGGTATTGACCCAGCTGCGTTCCACCGTCCTAAACGCTTCTTTGGTTCAGCACGTAATATTGAAGATGGCGGAAGCTTAACAATTTTAGCGACAGCACTTGTTGATACAGGAAGCCGTATGGACGAAGTAATTTACGAAGAATTTAAAGGTACTGGTAATCTAGAGTTACACTTAGATCGTAATTTAGCAGAACGTCGTATTTTCCCTGCACTTGATATTCGCCGCTCAGGTACGCGTAAAGAAGAGCTGCTTATTCCGAAAGATCAGCTTGATAAATTATGGGCAATTCGTAAAACATTTAGCGATTCTTCAGATTTTGCAGAGAAGTTTTTACGCAAATTACGTCCAACAAAAACAAACGAAGAGTTTTTCGCGAAGCTTGATGCAGATATGAAAAAAGCGACGAATGGTAAAGGATTGCTATAA